The Pectinophora gossypiella unplaced genomic scaffold, ilPecGoss1.1 Pgos_53, whole genome shotgun sequence genome includes a region encoding these proteins:
- the LOC126381443 gene encoding uncharacterized protein LOC126381443, giving the protein MTTSRLGVFPKAKDPSPEICKVGIRVPPFWPEEPEIWFGQIEGQFANAGITSDTTKFNYVISNLDRQFSKEVKDLIIRPPATNKYEKLKAELIKRLSASHERKVKQLLMHEELGDHYLDQSPTETVLAAQPDASLEVLAELADRIQDIAPSTPQVAAASTSHAPGSSIDAVAKEVAELRKQLQNLTSQLSGRSRSRTRQQQRRRARSSSTRSQSNYRKFPVCFYHHKYGSQAHKCIRPCDFKAENSMGGR; this is encoded by the exons ATGACGACGTCACGACTGGGCGTGTTTCCAAAGGCAAAGGATCCGTCACCCGAGATCTGCAAAGTCGGAATAAGGGTTCCACCTTTTTGGCCAGAGGAGCCTGAGATATGGTTCGGACAGATTGAGGGGCAGTTCGCCAACGCCGGGATCACGAGCGACACCACGAAATTTAATTACGTCATCAGCAACCTGGACAGACAATTTTCGAAAGAAGTGAAGGATCTGATTATAAGACCGCCGGCTACAAACAAGTATGAGAAACTTAAGGCAGAGCTTATTAAAAGACTCAGCGCGTCTCACGAGCGAAAAGTGAAGCAACTCCTCATGCACGAAGAGCTCGGAGACC ACTATTTGGACCAGTCGCCTACCGAGACTGTTTTGGCAGCGCAACCGGATGCATCACTTGAAGTGTTGGCAGAATTGGCAGACAGGATCCAAGACATCGCTCCATCAACACCTCAAGTAGCAGCTGCATCCACGAGCCACGCACCGGGATCCAGCATCGACGCTGTGGCTAAAGAAGTCGCCGAGCTTAGGAAGCAGCTCCAGAACCTTACTTCGCAACTGAGCGGAAGGTCTCGCAGCCGCACGAGGCAACAGCAGCGGCGCCGTGCACGATCTTCATCAACCCGATCTCAATCGAATTATAGGAAGTTCCCCGTATGCTTTTACCACCATAAATACGGCTCGCAGGCCCACAAGTGCATCCGTCCGTGCGATTTTAAGGCGGAAAACTCCATGGGCGGTCGGTAA